Proteins co-encoded in one Nicotiana sylvestris chromosome 7, ASM39365v2, whole genome shotgun sequence genomic window:
- the LOC138873934 gene encoding uncharacterized protein — METDCIQYVQKCHRCQIHADGIKVPPNELNATSSPWSFAAWGMDIIGPVEPAASNRHRFILVANDYFTKWVKAVSYKAVTKKVVANFVRDCINRMSRAFNKRVKPRQFTPGQLVLKKIFRYQDETKGKFSPNWQVPYMVHRVLTGGALILAEMNGEVWSKLINSDAVKRYYV, encoded by the exons atggagacagactGCATCCAATACGTCCAAAAGTGTCaccgttgtcagatacatgcagatgggataaaagtgcctccaaatgagcttaatgcgacaagctcaccgtggtcgtTCGCTGCCTGGGGgatggatattattggaccagTCGAACCTGCCGCCTCAAACAggcataggtttatcctagtagcaaatgattatttcaccaaatgggtcaaagcagtatcttacaaagcagtgactaagaaagtcgtggcaaacTTTGTCCGTGACTGCATT aacagaatgtccagagccttcaacaaaagagtcaagccaagacagttcacaccggggcagctagtgttaaagaaaatttttcggTATCAAGATGAaaccaaagggaagttctctcccaactggcaggttccatacatggtccaccgggttctaacaggaggagccctcatacttgcagaaatgaatGGAGAAGTTTGGTCAAAgctgatcaattcagacgcagtcaagcgatactatgtgtaa